CGCCAGACGGTCTTCGTTGATCGCCGACGCCGCTTCGATCAGGTCGGGATTGCGGATGCCACGGTTGACATAGCGACTGACCGGATCGGTGGATTGCGGGATCATGGACGCCATATCTAGCGCAGGCCGTGCGCCGCGCCAAGCGCCACGTCGGAAACATAGATACGCGTTGCGTCATCCCCGGCGCTGTCAAACAAGGCCGCCTCTGTACCAGTCATCCAGACCTGGCTGCCCGTCGCCGCAAGCCGTGCAAAAAGCGCAGTGCGCCGTTCAGGATCAAGATGTGCGGCAACTTCATCGAGCAACAATATGGGCGGTGCGCCGCGTATGTCGGCAACAAGGCCCGCATGGGCGAGGATCAGCGACAAGAGCAGCGCCTTTTGTTCCCCAGTTGAACAGGATGCCGCTGCTTGGCCATGGCCTTCATGCCGGACGATCAGATCATTGCGGTGCGGACCTGAAAGGGTCCGGCCGGCCGCACGATCGCGCGGACGGCCCTGACGCCACATCGCGATATAGGCATCGCGATCAGGTGTGGCAGCATCTTCCAGTTCGATCAGCGGCCGCGCAAAGATGGACGGCGGCATGCCCGCCAACCTTGCCGACAATTGCGCCACCGTGCGCGCCCGGCTTTCGGCTATGGCGACAGCCGGATCGGCCATCGATGCCTCGATCGCATCGAACCAGGCTGCGTCACGCTGCCCTTCGGAGAGCATGCGGTTGCGTTGCCGCATTGCATTTTCATACCGGCTGCTGTTGCGCGCATGGGCGGGTTCGAGCGCGAGTACCAAGCGGTCGAGAAACCGCCGCCGGGCCCCAGAACCATCGACGAACAATCGGTCCATCGCCGGCGTCAGCCACAATATCGCGAGCCATTCCGAAAGATCGTTGATCGCGGCATTGGCGCCATTGATATGAACGATCCGGCGCCCCGGCTGCTGCCCCAGCACGCCTGTTCCCAATGCCGTTGCCCCCATATGCGCGGCCACGGTAAAGCCGCCCGCACCTGCTTGACGCGCCATTTCGTGCAAATTGGCCCGGCGCAGCCCGCGTCCGGGCACCAGCAAGGATAGCGCTTCGAGGATATTGGTTTTGCCTGCCCCGTTCGCGCCATGCAAAATGACAAATCGGCCGGCGGGTTGCACGCTTATCGCCGCATGATTGCGAAAATCGGTAAGGTCCAACCGGTCAATAACCATGACAAGGCCCTAGCGCAGCACAGGCCGCGGTCAACGCCCAAATAAAAAGGCCCCCACGGCCGCGATCGCACGCAACATAGATGCGAATGGTTGGGATATTTTCCCAATGTTCAGCTTTGCGATATGCCACGATAAATATGTAAACTCTCTTATATATTTGTTTTTATTATAATTCCTATTGTTGGCACGGCTCATGCAATCTCATCGATATCACCGGAACATCCCGGAAAGCCAATATAAGGAACTTTAAAATGACCATTTCGACCCGCAATCAATTCGCTTCGCTATTCGCCGCGATCGCATGCGCCTTCATCACCATCGGCACCAGCATCGCTCCTGCCATCACCTCGGTATCAACCCAACTTGCCTGATCGGCAGGTCTGACTTTCAAAAAGGAATTTGAGATGAACACCCAACACCGCAACCAGCTTTTCGCATTCACAGCCGCCATGTTCTGCGCCTTTGTCATGATCGGAACCAGCATTGCACCAGCGCTGAACGGCGGGATCGTCTGATGAGCCTGAAATTTGAAAACAAACCCGCAATCCAACCCCTCAAAGGAAATAGTAAAATGACAAAACTCATGCTTGATCGCACCAACAAGAAAATCTGGGGCGTATGCAGCGGCGTTGCCAAATGGACCGGCATGGATGTGACTGTTATCCGGGTCATTTTCGTACTCGCGACTTTGTTCGGCTTCGGCTCTGCCTTGCTAATCTATGCAGCGCTTGGCCTGATCCTCGATTGATCAGCCGGCGCTGCGCGCGAGTTGCATCCATTTTGGTGTTGGAAACTGGATTTTCACTTTTGGCATGATAAGGCCCATGGAAATCAAGCATGTTTTCGAGGCGGCTTTGGATGCCATATAGCGCAAAAGGAAAAAGCGAGCCCGCCAAGGGCATCGAATTTCGTCGCTATTCGCGTGGCGACGTCAACATTACGATTGACCTGCGGGAATTTGGCGGCGGGCGCATGCAGGCGCAGATTGTCGACATCTCCCAATCGGGATGCCGCATCGCCACCGTCAGCCATCTGAACGACCATGGGCGGATATTCATCACGCTGCCCGGATTCGGCCCGCTCGAGGCAGAGGTCGTCTGGCGGATCGGCGAAAGCTATGGCTGCGCCTTTGTTGCCCCGCTACACCCTGCCGTTTTCGACCATATCCTCGCAAAATTCCCTTCGCTTGGCCCGGGCTGATCTACGGACGGCTTTGGCGCAGCCTTCAATATGGTCGCTGGCAGCCCGATAGCATAACCTTATGCTTTGCGGGATCAGGCCACTTTGCGCACGAACACACTGCCCGCCGAATAGCCTGCCCCAAACGAGCAAATCAGGCCGATATCGCCCGCCGCCAGATCATCGCTATGCTTGTGGAAGGCGATGATCGAACCCGCGCTTGAGGTGTTGGCATAAGTATCAAGTACGGTGGGGCTTTCATCCTCATTGGCTTCATGGCCCAGCACGCGCTGTGCAATCAGGCGGTTCATTCCCTGATTTGCCTGATGCAACCAGAGACGGCGCAGCTTGTTGCTATCCAGTCCCAACTGCGCAGCATGGTCGACGATCATATGCGCGACCATCGGCACCACTTCCTT
This portion of the Sphingobium sp. genome encodes:
- the recF gene encoding DNA replication/repair protein RecF translates to MVIDRLDLTDFRNHAAISVQPAGRFVILHGANGAGKTNILEALSLLVPGRGLRRANLHEMARQAGAGGFTVAAHMGATALGTGVLGQQPGRRIVHINGANAAINDLSEWLAILWLTPAMDRLFVDGSGARRRFLDRLVLALEPAHARNSSRYENAMRQRNRMLSEGQRDAAWFDAIEASMADPAVAIAESRARTVAQLSARLAGMPPSIFARPLIELEDAATPDRDAYIAMWRQGRPRDRAAGRTLSGPHRNDLIVRHEGHGQAAASCSTGEQKALLLSLILAHAGLVADIRGAPPILLLDEVAAHLDPERRTALFARLAATGSQVWMTGTEAALFDSAGDDATRIYVSDVALGAAHGLR
- a CDS encoding PspC domain-containing protein, translated to MTKLMLDRTNKKIWGVCSGVAKWTGMDVTVIRVIFVLATLFGFGSALLIYAALGLILD
- a CDS encoding PilZ domain-containing protein — protein: MPYSAKGKSEPAKGIEFRRYSRGDVNITIDLREFGGGRMQAQIVDISQSGCRIATVSHLNDHGRIFITLPGFGPLEAEVVWRIGESYGCAFVAPLHPAVFDHILAKFPSLGPG